From the genome of Amycolatopsis sp. NBC_01488, one region includes:
- the lexA gene encoding transcriptional repressor LexA: protein MPEVYDVDETLTVRQQQVLDVIRSWVSRFGYPPSVREIGEAVGLTSTSSVSHQLRALQRKGYLRRDANRPRAVGVLSATDDNPMGIEMDQQPVMPKAAYVPLVGRIAAGGPVLAEQAIEDVFPLPREIVGEGELFLLKVTGDSMIDAAITDGDWVVVRQQPDADNGEIVAAMIDGEATVKTFKRKGGHIWLMPHNEAYDPIPGDEATVLGKVVAVLRRL from the coding sequence ATGCCCGAGGTGTACGACGTGGACGAGACCCTCACCGTCCGCCAGCAGCAGGTCCTCGACGTGATCCGCTCGTGGGTGAGCCGGTTCGGCTACCCGCCGAGCGTCCGCGAGATCGGCGAGGCGGTCGGCCTGACGTCGACGTCGTCGGTGTCGCACCAGCTGCGCGCCCTGCAGCGCAAGGGTTACCTGCGGCGGGACGCGAACCGTCCCCGCGCGGTCGGCGTGCTTTCGGCGACCGACGACAACCCCATGGGCATCGAGATGGACCAGCAGCCGGTCATGCCGAAGGCGGCGTACGTGCCGCTGGTCGGCCGGATCGCCGCCGGTGGCCCGGTGCTGGCCGAGCAGGCCATCGAGGACGTGTTCCCGCTGCCGCGGGAGATCGTCGGCGAGGGCGAGCTGTTCCTGCTCAAGGTCACCGGCGACTCGATGATCGACGCGGCCATCACCGACGGCGACTGGGTCGTGGTCCGCCAGCAGCCGGACGCGGACAACGGCGAGATCGTCGCGGCGATGATCGACGGCGAGGCGACGGTCAAGACGTTCAAGCGCAAGGGCGGCCACATCTGGCTGATGCCGCACAACGAGGCGTACGACCCGATCCCCGGCGACGAGGCGACGGTGCTCGGCAAGGTGGTGGCGGTGCTGCGACGCCTTTGA
- the hflX gene encoding GTPase HflX, which translates to MTELTHTEDHDDDLYDGDPSTGEMELEDRASLRRVRGLSTELEDVTEVEYRQLRLERVVLVGVWTEGTALQSEASLAELARLAETAGSEVLEGLIQRRPKPDPATYIGSGKVRELRDIVGSTGADTVICDGELSPGQLRQLEEKVKVKVIDRTALILDIFAQHARSKEGKAQVELAQLQYLIPRLRGWGTSLSRQAGGRAGGANGGVGLRGPGETKLETDRRRISKRVSKLRREIAAMDTIRETKRGRRLANEVPSVAIVGYTNAGKSSLLNALTGAGVLVEDALFATLDPTTRRAQTADGRGYTLTDTVGFVRHLPHQLVDAFRSTLEEAADADLLLHVVDGSDPAPEEQVSAVREVLGEITRKRKEPLPPELLVINKIDASDEVSLARLRHALAGSVPVSARTGAGIAELVEVIAERLPRPEVTVEVLVPYSRGELVSRAHADGEVLEEEHAEDGTRLLVRVRPDLAAALREYETNSTRA; encoded by the coding sequence ATGACAGAACTGACACACACCGAAGACCACGACGACGACCTGTACGACGGAGACCCGTCGACAGGCGAGATGGAGCTCGAGGACCGGGCGTCACTGCGCCGGGTCAGGGGACTGTCCACGGAGCTCGAGGACGTCACCGAGGTCGAGTACCGGCAACTGCGGCTGGAGCGCGTCGTGCTGGTCGGCGTGTGGACCGAGGGCACCGCCCTGCAGTCCGAGGCGTCGCTGGCCGAGCTGGCGCGCCTCGCCGAGACGGCGGGCTCGGAGGTCCTCGAAGGCCTCATCCAGCGGCGGCCCAAGCCGGACCCGGCCACCTACATCGGCTCGGGCAAGGTGCGGGAGCTGCGGGACATCGTCGGGTCCACCGGCGCCGACACCGTGATCTGCGACGGCGAGCTCTCGCCGGGCCAGCTGCGGCAGCTCGAGGAGAAGGTGAAGGTCAAGGTCATCGACCGGACCGCCCTGATCCTCGACATCTTCGCCCAGCACGCCCGGTCCAAGGAGGGCAAGGCCCAGGTCGAGCTGGCCCAGCTGCAGTACCTCATCCCGCGGCTGCGCGGCTGGGGTACGTCGCTGTCCCGGCAGGCCGGTGGCCGCGCCGGTGGCGCGAACGGCGGCGTCGGCCTGCGTGGTCCCGGTGAGACCAAGCTCGAGACCGACCGGCGGCGGATCAGCAAGCGCGTGTCCAAGCTGCGTCGCGAGATCGCGGCGATGGACACCATCCGCGAGACCAAGCGCGGGCGGCGGCTGGCCAACGAGGTGCCCAGCGTGGCGATCGTCGGCTACACCAACGCCGGCAAGTCGAGCCTGCTCAACGCGCTGACCGGGGCCGGGGTGCTGGTGGAGGACGCGCTGTTCGCCACCCTCGACCCGACCACGCGGCGCGCGCAGACCGCGGACGGGCGCGGCTACACGCTGACCGACACCGTCGGCTTCGTGCGGCACCTGCCGCACCAGCTGGTGGACGCGTTCCGCTCGACGCTGGAGGAGGCCGCGGACGCGGACCTGCTGCTGCACGTGGTGGACGGGTCCGACCCGGCGCCGGAGGAGCAGGTCAGCGCCGTGCGCGAGGTGCTCGGCGAGATCACCCGCAAGCGCAAGGAGCCGCTCCCGCCGGAGCTGCTGGTGATCAACAAGATCGACGCGTCCGACGAGGTCAGCCTCGCCCGGCTGCGGCACGCGCTGGCCGGCTCGGTACCGGTGTCGGCGCGGACCGGGGCGGGCATCGCGGAGCTCGTCGAGGTGATCGCCGAGCGCCTGCCGCGGCCGGAGGTCACCGTCGAGGTCCTCGTGCCCTACTCGCGCGGCGAGCTGGTCTCACGGGCGCACGCGGACGGCGAGGTGCTCGAAGAGGAGCACGCCGAGGACGGCACGCGCCTGCTGGTGCGGGTCCGCCCGGACCTCGCCGCGGCTTTGCGCGAGTACGAGACCAACTCGACCCGGGCCTGA
- a CDS encoding ArsR/SmtB family transcription factor has translation MLPAKRRAATEAEAAALASGIRLRIIRLTFSEALTNKELAERLGRDPATTLHHVRKLVETGFLAAQPPRRGARGAKEIPYLSTGLSWTLDSCGDQDVEQAVLEAYLAEIAETGFEGVHQSRLVVQVAPEERAELETRLNALLEEFRARPRRPGAERTAVYLATYPSS, from the coding sequence GTGCTCCCCGCGAAACGACGCGCCGCGACCGAAGCCGAGGCCGCCGCGCTGGCCTCCGGAATACGGCTGCGCATCATCCGGTTGACCTTCTCGGAGGCGCTGACGAACAAGGAGCTGGCCGAAAGGCTGGGCCGAGATCCGGCGACGACGCTGCACCACGTGCGCAAGCTCGTCGAGACCGGCTTCCTCGCCGCGCAGCCCCCGCGCCGCGGAGCCCGGGGCGCGAAGGAAATTCCGTATCTTTCGACGGGGCTCTCGTGGACACTCGACTCATGCGGTGACCAGGACGTGGAACAGGCGGTGCTCGAGGCCTATCTGGCCGAGATCGCCGAAACCGGATTCGAGGGCGTGCACCAGTCGCGCCTGGTCGTCCAGGTGGCCCCGGAGGAGCGAGCGGAGCTGGAAACCCGGCTCAACGCCCTGCTCGAGGAGTTCCGCGCGCGCCCCCGCCGTCCCGGCGCCGAACGCACCGCGGTCTACCTCGCCACCTATCCCAGTTCGTAA
- a CDS encoding MFS transporter — protein MSRGSLFFHADFRRLWAGDTASQFGVFVGNTAIPLLAAVTLAATPFEMGLLTAAETLAFLLIGLPAGVWVDRLSRRRVMLTADFIRFALLLSVPVCWWAGVLTLAQLLVVVLFVGIATVFFDIAYQSYLPSLVGREHLLEGNAKLQAVQSTAQIAGPSAAGGLVQLISAANTVLVTGLGFLTSALCLLRIRTREPEPDRGAHARLLPQITEGLRFVFSDKPLRAIVGTTGTANFFGGAFTAVYVLFLTRTVGLPPAAVGVFMAVGGAGGILGAVCSGALTRRVGQSRAIWLIPLVTMPGHLLIPLAAPDWRLGLAGLGGAVGWFGITVYNVAQVSYRQAICPDRLLGRMNASVRFVVWGTIPLGGLLGGGLGEGLGLRGAMWVAVAGEVAAVLWVVCSPLRRMRDLPTTTKSGSPAA, from the coding sequence ATGTCCAGGGGGTCTCTCTTCTTCCACGCCGACTTCCGGCGGCTGTGGGCCGGCGACACGGCCAGCCAGTTCGGCGTGTTCGTCGGCAATACCGCCATCCCGCTGCTCGCGGCCGTGACACTGGCCGCGACGCCGTTCGAGATGGGGTTGCTGACCGCGGCCGAAACGCTCGCTTTCCTGCTGATCGGGCTGCCGGCCGGGGTGTGGGTCGACCGGCTGAGCCGCCGCCGGGTCATGCTCACCGCCGACTTCATCCGCTTCGCGCTGCTGCTGAGCGTGCCGGTCTGCTGGTGGGCCGGTGTGCTGACGCTCGCGCAGCTGCTGGTGGTCGTGCTGTTCGTGGGCATCGCGACGGTGTTCTTCGACATCGCGTACCAGTCGTACCTGCCCTCGCTCGTCGGGCGGGAACACCTGCTGGAGGGCAATGCGAAGCTGCAGGCCGTCCAGTCGACCGCGCAGATCGCCGGGCCGAGCGCGGCCGGTGGGCTGGTCCAGCTGATCAGCGCCGCCAACACCGTGCTCGTCACCGGCCTCGGCTTCCTCACGTCGGCCCTGTGCCTGCTCCGCATCCGCACGAGAGAACCCGAGCCGGACCGCGGCGCTCACGCCCGGCTGCTCCCGCAGATCACCGAGGGGCTGCGCTTCGTCTTCTCCGACAAGCCGTTGCGGGCGATCGTGGGCACCACGGGGACGGCGAACTTCTTCGGCGGCGCGTTCACCGCGGTGTACGTGCTGTTCCTGACGCGGACCGTCGGGCTGCCGCCGGCCGCGGTGGGCGTGTTCATGGCGGTCGGCGGCGCCGGCGGCATCCTCGGCGCGGTCTGCTCGGGCGCGCTCACCCGGCGGGTCGGCCAGTCCCGCGCGATCTGGCTGATCCCGCTGGTCACCATGCCCGGCCACCTGCTGATCCCGCTCGCCGCGCCGGACTGGCGGCTCGGGCTCGCCGGGCTCGGTGGGGCCGTCGGCTGGTTCGGGATCACCGTCTACAACGTCGCGCAGGTTTCCTACCGCCAGGCGATCTGCCCGGACCGGCTGCTCGGCCGGATGAACGCGAGCGTGCGGTTCGTCGTCTGGGGCACCATCCCGCTCGGCGGGCTGCTGGGCGGCGGGCTCGGCGAAGGGCTCGGGCTGCGCGGCGCGATGTGGGTCGCGGTCGCCGGCGAGGTCGCGGCGGTGCTGTGGGTCGTCTGCTCGCCGCTGCGGCGCATGCGCGATCTGCCGACCACGACGAAAAGCGGTTCTCCGGCCGCCTAG
- the valS gene encoding valine--tRNA ligase, translating into MSTPDERPRVPDKVGVDGLEAKWVPVWESTGAYRFDRTKTREEIYSIDTPPPTVSGSLHIGHVFSYTHTDVLARFKRMRGLEVFYPMGWDDNGLPTERRVQNHFGVRCEPSLPYDPDFRPPEKPGKDVVAVSRRNFVELCESLTVTDEKVFEELWRRLGLSVDWTMTYQTIGHDSRLISQRAFLRNLERGEAYQAEAPTLWDVSFRTAVAQAELEDRERPGAFHDLAFTAEDGSDVVIATTRPELLPACVALVAHPDDERFKPLFGKSVRTPVFGVEVPVVAHHLADPEKGRGIAMVCTFGDTTDVTWWRELRLATRVVLGRDGRFLPDAPHGVPAGAYAPLAGKTVHTGREIMVRLLRETGALHGEPRPITHSVKFYEKGDKPLEIVASRQWYLRNGGNDPAFREKMLARGEELNWVPKHMRVRYSSWVENLAGDWLVSRQRFFGVPIPLWYRVGADGEPDYDDRLLPDALPVDPSSDVPPGFTEDQRGVPGGFVAEADVMDTWATSSLTPQIVGRWTLDDDLFERVFPMDLRPQAHEIIRTWLFSTAVRAELEHGVLPWRETSIAGWVLDPDRKKMSKSKGNVTTPVDLLERFGSDAVRYWAASARPGVDTAVDEGQMKVGRRLATKLLNASRFVLGLGVPSASAVAVEPLDRALLASLSTVVSQATAALEALDYARALQVTETFFWTFCDDYVELVKGRAYGDSGPEGAQSAQAALVTALSAVLRLFAPFLPFATEEVWSWWRPGSVHRASWPTVSASDGDPELLTLAGEVIAAVRRAKTDAKVSMRSPVETLTVTGPEEVLARFAAIEPDIRGAGAIADVKTGEGDFAVEAKIG; encoded by the coding sequence ATGAGTACCCCAGACGAGCGCCCGAGAGTCCCGGACAAGGTCGGTGTCGACGGTCTGGAGGCCAAGTGGGTACCCGTATGGGAATCCACCGGTGCCTACCGTTTCGACCGTACGAAGACCCGCGAAGAGATCTACTCGATCGACACCCCGCCGCCGACGGTCAGCGGATCCCTGCACATCGGGCACGTGTTCTCCTACACCCACACCGACGTCCTCGCGCGGTTCAAGCGGATGCGCGGGCTCGAGGTGTTCTACCCGATGGGGTGGGACGACAACGGCCTGCCGACCGAACGCCGGGTGCAGAACCACTTCGGCGTCCGCTGCGAGCCGTCGCTGCCCTACGACCCGGATTTCCGGCCGCCGGAGAAGCCCGGCAAGGACGTCGTGGCCGTCTCGCGCCGGAACTTCGTCGAGCTGTGCGAATCCCTGACCGTGACCGACGAGAAGGTCTTCGAAGAGCTGTGGCGGCGGCTCGGGCTGTCGGTCGACTGGACGATGACCTACCAGACGATCGGCCACGATTCGCGGTTGATCTCGCAGCGCGCCTTCCTGCGCAACCTCGAGCGCGGCGAGGCGTACCAGGCCGAGGCGCCGACGCTCTGGGACGTCAGCTTCCGCACCGCGGTGGCGCAGGCCGAGCTGGAGGACCGTGAACGCCCGGGCGCGTTCCACGACCTCGCGTTCACCGCCGAAGACGGCTCGGACGTCGTGATCGCGACGACGCGGCCGGAGCTGCTGCCCGCGTGCGTCGCGCTGGTCGCGCACCCCGACGACGAACGCTTCAAGCCGCTGTTCGGGAAGTCCGTGCGGACGCCGGTGTTCGGCGTCGAGGTGCCCGTCGTGGCGCACCACCTGGCGGATCCCGAAAAGGGCCGCGGCATCGCGATGGTCTGCACCTTCGGCGACACCACCGACGTCACGTGGTGGCGTGAGCTGCGCCTGGCGACGCGGGTGGTGCTGGGTCGCGACGGCCGGTTCCTGCCCGACGCGCCGCACGGCGTGCCGGCCGGGGCGTACGCGCCGCTGGCCGGCAAGACCGTCCACACGGGACGCGAGATCATGGTTCGCCTGCTGCGTGAAACCGGGGCCCTGCACGGGGAACCGCGGCCGATCACGCACTCGGTGAAGTTCTACGAGAAGGGCGACAAGCCCTTGGAAATCGTCGCCAGCCGGCAGTGGTACCTGCGCAACGGCGGGAACGACCCGGCGTTCCGGGAGAAGATGCTGGCGCGCGGCGAGGAACTGAACTGGGTGCCGAAGCACATGCGCGTCCGGTACTCGTCGTGGGTCGAGAATCTCGCCGGCGACTGGCTGGTCAGCCGCCAGCGGTTCTTCGGCGTGCCGATCCCGCTGTGGTACCGGGTCGGCGCCGACGGCGAGCCGGACTACGACGACCGTTTGCTGCCGGACGCGTTGCCGGTCGACCCCAGCAGCGACGTCCCGCCGGGCTTCACCGAGGACCAGCGCGGTGTCCCGGGCGGGTTCGTCGCCGAAGCCGACGTGATGGACACGTGGGCGACGTCGTCGCTCACGCCGCAGATCGTCGGCCGGTGGACCCTCGACGACGACCTCTTCGAGCGCGTCTTCCCGATGGACCTGCGGCCGCAGGCGCACGAGATCATCCGCACCTGGCTGTTTTCGACCGCGGTGCGCGCGGAGCTGGAGCACGGCGTGCTGCCGTGGCGGGAGACGTCGATCGCGGGCTGGGTGCTCGACCCGGACCGCAAGAAGATGTCGAAGTCCAAGGGCAACGTGACGACGCCGGTGGACTTGCTGGAGCGGTTCGGCTCGGACGCGGTCCGCTACTGGGCGGCGAGCGCGCGCCCCGGCGTCGACACGGCGGTGGACGAGGGCCAGATGAAGGTCGGCCGCCGCCTGGCGACGAAGCTGCTCAACGCGAGCCGGTTCGTGCTGGGCCTCGGCGTGCCGTCCGCTTCCGCCGTGGCGGTGGAGCCACTGGACCGGGCACTGCTGGCTTCGCTCTCCACGGTCGTTTCGCAGGCGACGGCGGCGTTGGAGGCGCTGGACTACGCGCGGGCGCTGCAGGTGACGGAGACGTTCTTCTGGACGTTCTGCGACGACTACGTCGAGCTGGTGAAGGGCCGCGCGTACGGCGACAGCGGCCCCGAGGGAGCGCAGTCGGCTCAGGCGGCGCTGGTGACGGCGCTGTCGGCGGTGCTGCGGTTGTTCGCGCCGTTCCTGCCGTTCGCGACCGAGGAGGTCTGGTCGTGGTGGCGCCCGGGGTCGGTGCACCGGGCGTCCTGGCCCACGGTGTCGGCGTCCGACGGCGACCCGGAACTGCTGACGCTGGCGGGCGAGGTGATCGCGGCCGTGCGCCGGGCGAAGACGGACGCGAAGGTGTCGATGCGCTCGCCGGTGGAGACGCTGACGGTGACCGGCCCCGAGGAGGTGCTGGCGCGGTTCGCGGCGATCGAGCCGGACATCCGCGGCGCGGGCGCGATCGCGGACGTCAAGACGGGCGAAGGCGACTTCGCGGTGGAAGCGAAGATCGGCTGA
- the dapF gene encoding diaminopimelate epimerase produces MGGIEFLKGHGTQNDFVLLPDAAGRLELTEARVAALCDRHRGLGADGVLRVVRAAALEIPSAGEWFMDYRNADGSIAEMCGNGTRVFARYLVEAGLETEGEFVIGTRAGDRPLVVHPDRSVTVRMGPATITGTSVTVVAGRPFSGVAVNVGNPHLVSLIDDDVADLDLRDQPDFDHDVFPHGVNLEFVNRLGEGALRMRVHERGVGETRACGTGTVAAVAAALHLAGTDTGVSTVDVPGGRVEVTVSRGESTLSGPAEIVARGEIDEAWWAAAGS; encoded by the coding sequence ATGGGCGGAATCGAGTTCCTCAAGGGGCATGGCACGCAAAACGACTTCGTGCTGCTCCCCGACGCGGCGGGCCGCCTCGAGCTGACCGAGGCGAGGGTCGCCGCGCTGTGCGACCGCCACCGCGGCCTCGGGGCCGACGGCGTGCTGCGCGTCGTCCGCGCCGCCGCGCTCGAAATCCCGTCCGCGGGCGAGTGGTTCATGGACTACCGCAACGCCGACGGCTCGATCGCCGAAATGTGCGGCAACGGCACCCGCGTCTTCGCCCGCTACCTCGTCGAAGCCGGGCTGGAGACCGAGGGCGAGTTCGTCATCGGCACCCGCGCCGGCGACCGCCCGCTCGTGGTGCACCCGGACCGCTCGGTGACCGTGCGGATGGGACCGGCGACGATCACCGGGACGTCGGTGACGGTGGTGGCCGGCCGGCCGTTCTCGGGCGTGGCGGTGAACGTCGGCAACCCGCACCTGGTGTCGCTGATCGACGACGACGTCGCGGACCTCGACCTGCGCGACCAGCCCGACTTCGACCACGACGTCTTCCCGCACGGGGTCAACCTCGAGTTCGTCAACCGCCTCGGCGAAGGCGCGCTCCGGATGCGCGTGCACGAGCGCGGCGTCGGCGAGACCCGGGCGTGCGGCACGGGCACGGTGGCCGCGGTGGCAGCGGCCCTGCACCTGGCGGGCACGGACACGGGAGTGTCCACGGTGGACGTCCCGGGCGGCCGCGTCGAGGTGACGGTGTCGCGCGGCGAATCGACGCTGTCGGGTCCCGCGGAGATCGTGGCGCGCGGCGAGATCGACGAAGCCTGGTGGGCCGCCGCCGGTTCGTGA
- the miaA gene encoding tRNA (adenosine(37)-N6)-dimethylallyltransferase MiaA, with protein sequence MRPVAVVGPTATGKTALAVALALELDGEVVNADALQLYRGMDIGTAKATEDERRGVPHHLLDVLEVTETASVAAYQRDARAEIERLLAAGKVPVLAGGSGLYVQAVLDDLRFPGTDPAVRARLDAEAVSLGTAALYTRLGERDPAAAAAILPTNTRRIVRALEVIEITGEPFSANLPQPGPARYGTVVIGVDRQPEELDERVNERVRRMFEAGLVDEVRALAERGLREGKTASRALGYQQVLAELDGEGDFEAAAAATAQATRRFVRKQRSWFRRDKRIHWFDGAETGLAARVLHTLGR encoded by the coding sequence ATCCGTCCCGTGGCGGTGGTCGGGCCGACGGCCACCGGCAAGACCGCGCTGGCCGTGGCGCTGGCGCTGGAGCTGGACGGCGAGGTCGTCAACGCCGACGCGCTGCAGCTGTACCGGGGCATGGACATCGGCACCGCCAAGGCCACCGAGGACGAGCGCCGCGGCGTCCCACACCACCTGCTCGACGTGCTGGAAGTGACCGAGACGGCGTCCGTCGCGGCCTACCAGCGCGACGCGCGCGCCGAGATCGAACGGCTCCTCGCCGCGGGCAAGGTGCCGGTGCTGGCGGGCGGGTCCGGGCTCTACGTCCAGGCCGTGCTCGACGACCTGCGGTTCCCGGGCACCGACCCGGCCGTGCGCGCCCGGCTGGACGCGGAGGCGGTCTCGCTCGGCACCGCCGCGTTGTACACCCGGCTGGGTGAACGCGACCCGGCCGCGGCGGCCGCGATCCTGCCGACCAACACGCGCCGGATCGTGCGTGCCCTCGAGGTCATCGAGATCACCGGCGAGCCGTTCTCGGCGAACCTGCCCCAGCCCGGTCCGGCCCGCTACGGCACCGTCGTGATCGGCGTCGACCGGCAGCCGGAGGAGCTCGACGAGCGCGTGAACGAGCGCGTCCGGCGGATGTTCGAGGCAGGGCTCGTCGACGAAGTCCGCGCGCTGGCCGAGCGTGGGCTGCGCGAGGGGAAGACGGCGTCGCGGGCGCTGGGCTACCAGCAGGTGCTCGCCGAACTGGACGGCGAAGGCGACTTCGAGGCGGCCGCCGCGGCGACGGCGCAGGCCACGCGGCGCTTCGTACGGAAGCAACGGTCCTGGTTCCGGCGCGACAAGCGGATCCACTGGTTCGACGGCGCGGAAACCGGGCTGGCCGCACGTGTCCTGCATACCCTGGGCCGGTAA
- a CDS encoding DUF349 domain-containing protein — MAQENTSTGTPAPHPVPHALHAGHAAPPVPPAEPTPSTWGRIDDEGTVYVSTAEGERAVGVWQAGSPDEGLVHYARRFDDLRTEVELLETRLVSGAGDPKHALSSATQIRDGLAEAAVVGDLAALAARLEYVIGHAEKALASAKQEREVARAAAVARKQELAEEAEKIAADSTQWKAAGDRLRAILDEWKTVKGVDRKTDDELWKRFSKAREGFNRRRGSHFAELDKQRASAKQRKEELIAEAEAISESEDWGETAGRYKDLMTEWKAAGRAPKDSDEALWQRFRAAQDKFFARRSAVFSERDAEFTQNAARKEELLVEAEKIDAAANLEAAKNALRKIQEQWDEIGKVPRERIRELDGRLKAVQDSVKSAEDSRWRRTDPEAQARAAQFRERVEQFESQAAKARAAGDERRAKKADEQAAQWREWLQAAEAAVADR; from the coding sequence ATGGCCCAGGAGAACACTTCCACCGGTACCCCGGCCCCGCACCCGGTGCCGCACGCGCTGCACGCCGGGCACGCCGCCCCGCCCGTGCCGCCCGCCGAGCCCACCCCGTCGACCTGGGGCCGGATCGACGACGAGGGCACCGTCTACGTCAGCACCGCCGAGGGTGAACGCGCCGTCGGCGTCTGGCAGGCCGGCAGCCCCGACGAGGGTCTCGTGCACTACGCCCGCCGCTTCGACGACCTGCGCACCGAGGTCGAGCTGCTGGAGACCCGCCTGGTGTCCGGCGCCGGCGACCCGAAGCACGCGCTGTCGAGTGCCACCCAGATCCGGGACGGGCTGGCCGAGGCCGCCGTCGTCGGCGACCTGGCCGCGCTCGCCGCCCGGCTGGAGTACGTCATCGGGCACGCGGAGAAGGCGCTGGCCAGCGCGAAGCAGGAGCGCGAGGTGGCCCGCGCGGCCGCCGTCGCCCGGAAGCAGGAGCTGGCCGAGGAGGCCGAGAAGATCGCCGCCGACTCCACCCAGTGGAAGGCGGCGGGCGACCGGCTGCGCGCGATCCTGGACGAGTGGAAGACGGTCAAGGGCGTCGACCGCAAGACGGACGACGAGCTGTGGAAGCGGTTCTCGAAGGCCCGCGAGGGGTTCAACCGGCGCCGCGGGTCGCACTTCGCCGAGTTGGACAAGCAGCGCGCGTCGGCCAAGCAGCGCAAGGAAGAGCTCATCGCCGAGGCCGAAGCCATCAGCGAGTCCGAGGACTGGGGCGAGACCGCCGGCCGCTACAAGGACCTGATGACCGAGTGGAAGGCCGCCGGCCGCGCGCCCAAGGACAGCGACGAGGCCCTGTGGCAGCGCTTCCGCGCGGCGCAGGACAAGTTCTTCGCCCGCCGGTCCGCGGTGTTCTCCGAGCGGGACGCGGAGTTCACGCAGAACGCCGCGCGGAAGGAAGAGCTGCTGGTCGAGGCCGAGAAGATCGACGCGGCGGCGAACCTCGAAGCGGCCAAGAACGCGCTGCGCAAGATCCAGGAGCAGTGGGACGAGATCGGCAAGGTCCCACGCGAGCGCATCCGCGAGCTCGACGGCCGGCTCAAGGCCGTCCAGGACTCGGTGAAGTCGGCCGAAGACAGCCGCTGGCGCCGCACGGACCCGGAGGCCCAGGCCCGCGCCGCGCAGTTCCGCGAGCGCGTCGAGCAGTTCGAGTCCCAGGCCGCGAAGGCGCGGGCGGCGGGCGACGAGCGCCGCGCGAAGAAGGCCGACGAGCAGGCCGCCCAGTGGCGCGAGTGGCTGCAGGCGGCGGAGGCCGCGGTCGCCGACCGCTGA
- a CDS encoding Rv2732c family membrane protein: MTESKGNGELAELAAEIDEVGDRASRTVELGRRGFTIAVFTFVLLICLLLPWVGEHAGWQVLAGEGGGIPQLFAATSTGVGILASALALVTRRWWLAWVCAAGGWFASVDGLLAIWSQQSSHASGAAGGGPGYGLIIAWVAMICLAAQWMRTAFSRS, encoded by the coding sequence GTGACGGAGTCCAAGGGCAACGGCGAGCTGGCCGAGCTGGCCGCCGAGATCGACGAGGTCGGCGACCGCGCGTCCCGCACGGTGGAGCTGGGCCGGCGCGGGTTCACCATCGCCGTGTTCACGTTCGTGCTGCTGATCTGCCTGCTCCTGCCGTGGGTCGGCGAGCACGCCGGCTGGCAGGTGCTGGCCGGCGAGGGCGGCGGCATCCCGCAGCTGTTCGCGGCGACGTCGACCGGCGTCGGCATCCTCGCCTCGGCGCTCGCGCTGGTGACGCGCCGGTGGTGGCTGGCCTGGGTGTGCGCCGCCGGCGGCTGGTTCGCTTCGGTGGACGGGCTGCTGGCCATCTGGTCGCAGCAGTCGTCGCACGCCAGCGGAGCCGCGGGCGGCGGACCCGGGTACGGCCTGATCATCGCCTGGGTCGCGATGATCTGCCTGGCGGCGCAGTGGATGCGGACGGCGTTCTCGCGGTCCTAG